From Xiphophorus couchianus chromosome 4, X_couchianus-1.0, whole genome shotgun sequence, a single genomic window includes:
- the LOC114143650 gene encoding immunoglobulin superfamily containing leucine-rich repeat protein 2-like, which translates to MAAADILPFALWVITFLSSVLCCPECCTCSDKYGRHYAECSYRDLAKVPEGLPPNVTTVSLSANLIATIPLGSFDNVTQVTSLWMARNDISSIEEGSLVPLVHLRNFDISHNKMVDFPWGDLVNLTALEMLKMNHNELAHLPRDAFTNLKNLRSLRLNNNRFGTIAEGTFDNLVSLSHLQIFNNPFVCTCTLDWLRDWISSTIVSVSDQSSITCAFPKELKGEVILKLPESKCTSPNVTVLTEPHVIDMVFHENSELILTCEFNGNPRPLVVWNISSKGQKHEVVLSVTEDNSAESNEGYDSFKAFNNGTLLFSSLRQEDDGNYSCSATNAFGRDEDSVSVKVIARPKPTPIKVMTRVFTSTHTNPTVHPQTKRKSVFGSLNLPDLKRKDPTIPPTAHINPKFYEDTTRYLIRSSKCGLTANTKNISSHILNASLDDVKQYTFDFGVIALGVSETEATVRLNPLLIPQDRSPSRAKSFQSDSEENSGFLDVLENFQSSGLYLCIAADSKHSAVQWSQIKEGVNTYLFSGLRPGTNYSLCLTYRGEDCEVQVLFATRRRVPNLLIIISVSICLLTVSTVPLLGATCFHLVYKYRSKTYRLILKAKDQYHLERNLSMHAPITESQRKINEYEVETESIDDGEKEADTEESIVTESFTCKGNVDDCEMGSEYSDRLPLGAEAVNITSNYRYPDD; encoded by the coding sequence ATGGCAGCAGCAGACATCCTCCCCTTTGCTCTGTGGGTCATCACATTCCTCTCGTCCGTCCTCTGCTGCCCTGAGTGTTGTACCTGCTCAGATAAATACGGGCGCCACTATGCTGAATGCTCCTACAGAGATTTAGCCAAAGTCCCAGAGGGTTTGCCTCCCAACGTGACGACCGTCAGTCTCTCCGCCAACCTGATCGCCACGATCCCACTCGGCAGCTTCGATAACGTCACCCAGGTGACCTCCCTGTGGATGGCCCGCAACGACATCTCCTCCATCGAGGAAGGGAGCCTCGTACCTTTGGTTCATCTTCGCAACTTCGACATTAGCCACAATAAGATGGTGGACTTCCCCTGGGGGGATTTGGTGAACCTGACGGCTCTGGAGATGCTGAAGATGAACCACAACGAGTTGGCCCACCTGCCCAGAGACGCTTTCACCAACCTCAAAAACCTGAGGTCACTCAGACTTAACAACAACAGGTTCGGGACCATAGCTGAGGGGACGTTTGACAACCTGGTGTCTTTGTCGCATTTGCAGATATTTAACAATCCTTTTGTGTGCACCTGCACCTTGGACTGGCTCAGAGACTGGATCTCCTCAACCATCGTCTCAGTTTCGGATCAGAGCTCGATCACTTGCGCATTTCCCAAGGAACTTAAAggtgaagtcattttaaaactgccAGAGTCCAAGTGTACAAGCCCAAATGTCACAGTACTGACTGAACCGCATGTTATCGACATGGTTTTCCACGAGAACTCTGAATTAATTTTGACCTGTGAGTTCAACGGAAACCCGAGACCTCTGGTGGTGTGGAATATTTCCAGCAAAGGCCAAAAACATGAGGTGGTTCTGTCTGTCACTGAGGACAACTCTGCAGAATCTAATGAAGGTTATGACTCCTTTAAAGCGTTTAACAATGGCACGCTTCTCTTTTCAAGCCTCCGACAAGAGGATGATGGGAACTACAGCTGTTCTGCAACAAATGCGTTTGGCAGAGATGAAGATTCAGTGTCTGTTAAGGTGATTGCACGTCCAAAACCAACACCAATCAAAGTGATGACCAGAGTGTTCACTTCTACTCACACCAACCCAACAGTTCACCCACAAACCAAGAGAAAATCAGTCTTTGGTTCTCTAAATCTTCcggatttaaaaagaaaagacccAACAATCCCTCCAACTGCTCATATCAATCCTAAATTTTATGAAGACACAACAAGATACCTGATTCGTTCAAGCAAATGTGGCTTAACTGCGAACACAAAGAACATCTCCAGCCACATCCTGAACGCAAGCCTGGACGACGTAAAGCAGTACACCTTCGACTTTGGTGTCATTGCACTAGGAGTGTCAGAAACAGAGGCAACGGTGCGACTCAATCCCCTACTTATACCCCAAGACAGGAGCCCCAGCCGAGCCAAGAGCTTCCAGAGTGACAGCGAGGAAAACTCCGGCTTTCTGGATGTCCTGGAAAACTTCCAATCAAGCGGTTTGTATCTTTGCATTGCTGCCGACAGCAAACACTCCGCCGTTCAGTGGTCACAGATCAAGGAAGGCGTCAACACCTACCTGTTCAGTGGCTTACGGCCTGGCACCAACTACTCTCTGTGTCTGACCTACAGAGGGGAGGACTGTGAAGTCCAGGTGCTCTTTGCCACCAGACGGAGGGTACCGaacctcctcatcatcatctccgTCAGCATCTGCCTGCTCACCGTGTCCACCGTGCCTCTGCTTGGCGCAACGTGCTTCCACCTGGTCTACAAGTACCGCAGTAAGACCTACCGTCTGATCCTGAAGGCCAAAGACCAGTACCACCTGGAGAGGAACCTGAGCATGCACGCTCCCATCACGGAGTCTCAGAGGAAGATAAACGAGTACGAAGTGGAGACGGAGAGCATAGACGACGGGGAGAAGGAGGCAGACACAGAGGAAAGCATCGTCACCGAGTCTTTCACTTGCAAGGGAAACGTAGACGACTGTGAGATGGGCTCTGAGTACAGCGACAGGCTGCCTTTGGGGGCCGAAGCCGTCAATATTACCAGCAACTACAGATATCCTGATGACTAA